The Melopsittacus undulatus isolate bMelUnd1 chromosome 12, bMelUnd1.mat.Z, whole genome shotgun sequence genome has a segment encoding these proteins:
- the UQCR10 gene encoding cytochrome b-c1 complex subunit 9, whose product MALLRQAYSSLFRRTSTFALTIVLGAVLFERVFDQGADALFEHLNEGKLWKHIKHKYEQSED is encoded by the exons ATGGCGCTGCTGCGGCAGGCGTACAGCTCGCTGTTCCGCCGCACCTCCACCTTCGCCCTCACCATCGTCCTTGGTGCCGTTCTCTTCGAGCGCGTCTTCGACCAGGGCGCGGACGCCCTCTTCGAGCACCTCAACGAGGGG AAACTGTGGAAACACATCAAGCACAAGTATGAGCAAAGTGAAGACTGA
- the ZMAT5 gene encoding zinc finger matrin-type protein 5, giving the protein MGKRYFCDYCDRSFQDNLHNRKKHLNGVQHLRAKRAWYDLFRDAAAILQEEQTKKPCRKFLQTGQCDFGSNCRFSHMTEQDLEKLSAQVQGEQRSKELQQEGADIPPGTIEDWLEKRAKRLSAAQSNSALPEKPAPFQYPPGWPPVQELPPSLQPPPPGGWPVPPNLQWG; this is encoded by the exons atggggaaaagATACTTCTGTGACTACTGTGACAGGTCCTTCCAGGACAACCTTCACAATAGGAAGAAGCATCTCAATGGAGTGCAGCATCTCAGGGCTAAGAGAGCCTGGTACGACTTATTCCGAG ATGCTGCTGCTATCCTGCAAGAGGAGCAAACCAAGAAGCCTTGTCGGAAGTTTCTGCAAACAG GACAGTGTGACTTTGGGTCCAACTGCAGATTTTCCCACATGACAGAGCAGGACCTGGAGAAGCTGAGTGCTCAGGTTCAAG GGGAGCAGAGATcgaaggagctgcagcaggagggagcagataTCCCACCTGGCACCATCGAGGACTGGCTGGAGAAGAGAGCAAAGAGGCTGAGCGCGGCCCAGAGCAACAG TGCTCTGCCTGAGAAACCAGCTCCCTTCCAGTACCCACCGGGCTGGCCACCAGTGCAGGAGCTgccaccatccctgcagccccccccacCCGGAGGGTGGCCAGTGCCCCCCAacctgcagtggggctga